Proteins encoded within one genomic window of Amycolatopsis sp. 2-15:
- a CDS encoding DUF488 domain-containing protein yields the protein MTAAKTRPRAGALGVGYEGCDLQQFVEGLVAAGVETLVDVRLTPISRKRGFSKNALREALATAGIAYEHYRELGNAKSNRAGFGGDADELATARRCYAESISGPDADNVLAGLAGRASSEVLAVLCFEADQARCHRDIVLDEIARRSAST from the coding sequence ATGACTGCTGCCAAGACTCGTCCGCGCGCTGGTGCGCTCGGTGTGGGATACGAGGGTTGCGACCTGCAGCAGTTCGTCGAAGGTTTGGTGGCTGCTGGGGTGGAGACGCTGGTGGACGTGCGGCTTACCCCGATCTCGAGGAAGCGCGGCTTCAGCAAGAACGCCCTGCGCGAGGCCCTCGCGACCGCGGGGATCGCGTACGAGCACTACCGAGAGCTGGGGAACGCGAAGTCGAACCGTGCGGGATTCGGCGGCGACGCCGACGAGCTCGCTACGGCGCGCCGGTGCTACGCCGAGTCGATCAGCGGCCCAGATGCGGACAACGTACTGGCCGGCCTCGCTGGCCGGGCTTCGTCCGAGGTGCTCGCCGTGCTGTGCTTCGAGGCCGATCAGGCCAGGTGTCACCGCGACATCGTGCTGGACGAGATCGCTCGGAGATCAGCGTCGACGTGA
- a CDS encoding DUF1214 domain-containing protein, translated as MMNTIPPNDFGHYRLLDRLVQMEPATALDPELAGQFAAIGIVKGTTFAPDPRRRGILDEAAAVGNAASRTFGMGAHPTEDYRYYEGETAWWNMLFVGGFEFTNPPPLITADGVRPFPDTGARQLHGRTSFFYTATGITPAMCMRLTNVGSQYLVANVDPGGEPFDGARTYRVRLPKDIPAARFWSLTAYDNQTRSMLRTPQRYPRAGSQMHPSPAAGTEPDGSTIVYFSPTQPDHVAPGNWIQTDPARGWFTLLRLYSPLQSFFDKTWRAGEIEPVQ; from the coding sequence ATGATGAACACCATCCCGCCGAACGACTTCGGCCACTACCGGCTCCTCGATCGCTTGGTGCAGATGGAGCCCGCCACGGCACTCGATCCTGAGCTCGCGGGGCAGTTCGCCGCCATCGGGATCGTCAAGGGCACGACGTTCGCGCCAGATCCACGAAGACGTGGGATCCTCGACGAGGCTGCCGCCGTCGGCAACGCGGCCTCACGGACCTTCGGCATGGGTGCGCACCCGACCGAGGACTACCGCTACTACGAGGGTGAAACCGCGTGGTGGAACATGCTCTTCGTCGGCGGGTTCGAGTTCACCAACCCACCGCCACTGATCACCGCAGACGGCGTCCGGCCATTCCCGGACACGGGCGCCCGCCAGCTGCACGGCCGCACCTCCTTCTTCTACACCGCGACCGGCATCACCCCTGCGATGTGCATGCGGTTGACCAACGTCGGGTCGCAGTACCTCGTCGCCAACGTCGACCCCGGCGGCGAACCATTCGACGGTGCAAGGACCTACCGGGTGCGGCTGCCCAAGGACATACCCGCCGCACGCTTCTGGTCACTCACCGCCTACGACAACCAGACTCGGTCGATGCTGCGGACCCCGCAGCGCTACCCACGGGCCGGCAGCCAGATGCACCCCTCGCCTGCCGCCGGCACCGAACCGGACGGCTCCACCATCGTCTACTTCTCACCCACCCAGCCCGATCACGTCGCACCCGGCAACTGGATCCAAACCGACCCCGCACGGGGCTGGTTCACCCTCCTGCGGCTCTACAGCCCGCTCCAGTCCTTCTTCGACAAAACCTGGCGAGCCGGCGAAATCGAACCTGTGCAGTGA
- a CDS encoding acyl-CoA dehydrogenase family protein produces the protein MAIDFTLTPEQRELQASTRAFARDILAPVVRAADAEADPLRAFQMTKEAYVQAYRAGIAFCMLPTQYGGGGVSNVDLILAAEEVCAVDPGFACTILVNGLGLMPVWYWGSDEQKDRFLRAATSDPTGEYIVGYAVSEPAGSPGGTANFDAPDASPVGIGVTATLDGDHYVLNGRKYWPCNVAGWDGQGANASIVVVRTDPSKGGTEGLSAIMIERGTPGVSFNLISKMGHRLTPNAEIVFTDARVPANNLVEGTRGNGDLLINRNFAWSGPVAGIAAVGVARTAYESALEWARTYTAGGPSPIINHQNVGYVLGDVAARIEMCRCFCWKTAHFLDQHDYHGELIGAMCKIQCTELMFDAVYKCMQVVGVNSLDKQHEFEKLLREAAVLPLYDAGNFGMQRRRVHGVLASPDYNPRALMDDEFVPFTKFMETIDTVPTYQETPLPV, from the coding sequence ATGGCCATCGACTTCACCCTCACCCCGGAACAACGGGAACTCCAGGCGAGCACCCGTGCCTTCGCCCGCGACATACTCGCGCCGGTGGTCCGTGCGGCCGACGCCGAGGCGGACCCGTTGCGCGCCTTCCAGATGACCAAGGAGGCCTATGTGCAGGCCTACCGCGCCGGCATCGCGTTCTGCATGTTACCCACGCAGTACGGCGGCGGCGGGGTGTCCAATGTGGACCTCATCCTGGCCGCCGAGGAGGTGTGCGCCGTCGACCCGGGTTTCGCCTGCACCATCCTGGTCAACGGGCTGGGCCTGATGCCCGTCTGGTACTGGGGCAGTGACGAGCAGAAGGACCGCTTCCTGCGCGCGGCCACCTCGGACCCGACCGGCGAGTACATCGTCGGCTACGCGGTGAGCGAGCCGGCCGGCAGCCCTGGCGGCACGGCGAACTTCGACGCACCCGATGCTTCACCCGTCGGAATCGGTGTCACGGCCACGCTCGATGGCGACCACTACGTGCTCAACGGCCGCAAGTACTGGCCGTGCAACGTCGCGGGCTGGGACGGGCAGGGTGCCAACGCGAGCATCGTCGTGGTGCGCACCGACCCGTCGAAGGGCGGCACCGAGGGGCTTTCGGCGATCATGATCGAGCGCGGCACCCCCGGTGTCAGCTTCAACCTCATCAGCAAGATGGGGCATCGGCTCACCCCCAACGCCGAGATCGTCTTCACCGACGCCCGGGTTCCCGCGAACAACCTCGTCGAGGGCACCCGCGGCAACGGCGACCTGCTGATCAACCGCAACTTCGCCTGGTCGGGGCCGGTGGCCGGGATCGCGGCGGTCGGTGTGGCCCGGACCGCCTACGAATCCGCCCTCGAGTGGGCGCGGACCTACACCGCCGGTGGCCCGAGCCCGATCATCAACCACCAGAACGTCGGTTATGTGCTCGGGGACGTCGCGGCGCGGATCGAGATGTGCCGCTGCTTCTGCTGGAAGACCGCGCACTTCCTGGACCAGCACGACTACCACGGCGAGCTGATCGGCGCGATGTGCAAGATCCAATGCACGGAGCTGATGTTCGACGCGGTCTACAAGTGCATGCAGGTCGTGGGCGTGAACAGTCTGGACAAGCAGCACGAGTTCGAGAAGCTGCTGCGCGAGGCCGCAGTGCTGCCGCTCTACGACGCCGGCAACTTCGGCATGCAGCGCCGTCGCGTCCACGGCGTGCTCGCCAGCCCGGACTACAACCCGCGTGCTCTGATGGACGACGAGTTCGTGCCGTTCACGAAGTTCATGGAGACCATCGACACGGTCCCCACCTACCAGGAGACCCCGCTTCCCGTGTGA
- a CDS encoding SCO6745 family protein, with amino-acid sequence MEPVAAGVYFAPEAHSAYAALGFDGSPTSQDGVARPNMKAYFTSRGACMGQVAGEVVAAAFGCFNPKVAAPAVEAGWKITGRDAILEARERAATGMLQRILGNQPEGLARVTDLLRRAADAARWEGRPIFGGLRSLGFPTTPVGAMWRAADLLREHRGDSHVISWAVGGADAVEILLLTEQWWGLPARAYTPTRGWTRADMDAGFDRLKNRELMTDDEQLTDAGRAFREEVEVRTDELERPVVDALGDDLDELLTHLDVWSEAIIEGGSYPQRIAGIYNIGGGPHFGSGLTIDTAAELNEAKA; translated from the coding sequence GTGGAGCCGGTCGCGGCCGGCGTGTATTTCGCTCCGGAGGCGCATTCGGCCTACGCCGCACTCGGGTTCGACGGCAGTCCCACCTCCCAGGACGGCGTGGCCCGTCCCAACATGAAGGCCTACTTCACCAGCCGCGGAGCGTGCATGGGCCAGGTAGCCGGTGAGGTGGTCGCTGCCGCTTTCGGCTGCTTCAATCCGAAAGTCGCCGCGCCGGCTGTCGAGGCTGGCTGGAAGATCACCGGCCGCGACGCCATCCTCGAGGCACGCGAGCGCGCGGCGACCGGGATGCTGCAGCGGATCCTCGGCAATCAGCCCGAGGGGCTCGCTCGGGTCACCGACCTGCTCCGCCGCGCCGCCGACGCGGCCCGCTGGGAAGGCCGCCCGATCTTCGGCGGGCTGCGCTCGCTCGGCTTCCCGACCACTCCGGTAGGTGCGATGTGGCGAGCCGCCGACCTGCTGCGTGAGCACCGCGGTGACAGCCACGTGATCTCCTGGGCGGTCGGCGGCGCCGACGCGGTCGAGATCCTCCTGCTGACCGAACAGTGGTGGGGCCTGCCGGCCCGCGCGTACACCCCGACCCGGGGCTGGACCCGAGCCGACATGGACGCCGGCTTCGACCGGCTCAAAAATCGCGAGCTGATGACCGACGACGAGCAGCTCACCGACGCCGGCCGGGCGTTTCGGGAGGAGGTTGAAGTCCGCACCGACGAACTCGAACGGCCTGTGGTCGACGCGCTCGGTGACGACCTGGACGAGCTCCTCACCCACCTCGATGTCTGGTCAGAGGCAATCATCGAGGGCGGCTCGTACCCCCAACGCATCGCCGGGATTTACAACATCGGTGGTGGACCACATTTCGGCTCCGGCTTGACCATCGACACCGCAGCCGAGCTGAACGAAGCAAAGGCATGA
- a CDS encoding DUF1254 domain-containing protein gives MAVDEATRPATPSAIITPGTQKVGIGTLEFTDGYPTRETAAKLRDHLDYLHGVEAFMNSIQGVSTCALREGFLNAGIADGDVLIFSDLMDSSSLFLTGNADTVYFWAFLDLSPGPLVVETPADTLGVIDDMWFRWISDFGLPGADRGQGGAYLLVPPCYDGPLPEGGFIVRHSRTNHVVVLGRAFIDHNAGNDPTPSADRIKEQLKIYRYHAGGVGSSIGQLPYRARFAGPAGQSTEATFRGGDRTDDEHHPAERLRPLPAPRSLGADGARHGTRS, from the coding sequence ATGGCAGTGGACGAGGCGACCAGGCCGGCGACGCCGTCGGCGATCATTACACCGGGGACGCAGAAGGTCGGGATCGGGACGTTGGAGTTCACCGACGGCTACCCGACGCGTGAGACAGCAGCGAAGCTGCGTGACCACCTCGACTATCTGCACGGCGTCGAGGCGTTCATGAACTCGATCCAGGGTGTGTCGACCTGCGCCCTTCGGGAGGGGTTCCTGAACGCGGGGATCGCCGACGGCGATGTGCTGATCTTCTCCGACCTGATGGATTCCTCGTCGCTCTTCTTGACCGGGAACGCCGACACGGTCTACTTCTGGGCGTTTCTCGACCTCTCGCCGGGCCCGCTGGTCGTGGAGACCCCGGCCGACACCTTGGGTGTCATCGACGACATGTGGTTCCGCTGGATCAGCGACTTCGGCCTCCCGGGCGCCGACCGCGGCCAGGGAGGCGCCTATCTGCTCGTTCCTCCCTGCTACGACGGGCCGCTGCCTGAGGGCGGCTTCATCGTTCGCCACTCCCGCACCAACCACGTCGTCGTGCTCGGGCGCGCGTTCATCGACCACAACGCAGGCAACGACCCCACTCCGTCCGCCGACCGGATCAAGGAGCAGCTGAAGATCTACCGCTATCACGCCGGAGGGGTCGGCAGCAGCATTGGGCAACTTCCTTACCGGGCGCGGTTTGCTGGACCAGCCGGCCAATCCACAGAGGCCACGTTTCGTGGAGGGGACCGGACTGATGATGAACACCATCCCGCCGAACGACTTCGGCCACTACCGGCTCCTCGATCGCTTGGTGCAGATGGAGCCCGCCACGGCACTCGATCCTGA
- a CDS encoding GlxA family transcriptional regulator, translated as MFVIFDGVKSLDVAGPAEVFAEANLFGADYALSYVSPSGEAVATSTGSTMPVDGPADSVAHADTIVVCGGDVLVSAPIDPELVAAIRVLHERTRRLVSICTGSFALATAGALSGRRATTHWRYAQLFARAFPDVDVLPDALFVQDRGVFTSAGVSAGIDLALALVEADNGPDLARAVARNLVVFMQRPGGQSQFSAPLEIKPARTPTLRDVVDLISADPGLDHSAGRLADRVGVSARHLIRLFQAEFDMTPARYVEKVRLDHAKSLLDSGHNVEEAAEGAGFGSPETMRRTFVARLGLSPSQYRDRFKTTGRP; from the coding sequence GTGTTCGTCATCTTCGACGGGGTGAAAAGCCTGGACGTGGCCGGGCCCGCCGAGGTCTTCGCCGAAGCGAACCTCTTCGGCGCGGACTACGCGCTGTCCTATGTGTCTCCCTCGGGTGAGGCCGTGGCCACCTCGACCGGGTCGACCATGCCCGTCGACGGTCCCGCCGACAGCGTGGCGCACGCGGACACCATCGTGGTCTGCGGCGGCGATGTCCTTGTCAGCGCCCCCATCGATCCCGAGCTCGTGGCTGCCATCCGGGTGCTTCACGAGCGGACCCGCCGGCTCGTCTCCATTTGCACGGGTTCCTTCGCCTTGGCCACTGCGGGCGCGTTGTCCGGGCGTCGGGCAACCACCCATTGGCGCTACGCGCAGCTTTTCGCTCGTGCGTTCCCGGACGTCGACGTGCTCCCGGATGCTCTCTTCGTACAGGACCGAGGGGTGTTCACGTCGGCGGGGGTGTCCGCCGGGATCGACCTCGCCCTGGCCTTGGTCGAGGCCGACAACGGCCCCGACCTCGCGCGTGCCGTTGCTCGAAACCTTGTCGTTTTCATGCAACGTCCCGGTGGCCAGTCGCAGTTCTCCGCTCCTCTGGAGATAAAGCCCGCCCGGACGCCGACGCTGCGGGACGTTGTCGATCTCATTTCCGCGGACCCCGGTCTGGATCACAGCGCCGGCCGGCTCGCCGACCGGGTCGGGGTGAGCGCTCGGCACCTCATCCGGCTCTTCCAAGCGGAGTTCGACATGACGCCGGCGAGGTATGTCGAGAAAGTGAGGCTTGATCACGCGAAGTCGCTGCTGGATTCAGGACACAACGTCGAAGAGGCGGCGGAGGGCGCGGGATTCGGGAGCCCGGAGACGATGCGCCGCACCTTCGTGGCCCGATTGGGGCTCTCGCCGAGTCAGTACCGCGACCGGTTCAAGACCACGGGCAGGCCGTAG
- a CDS encoding DNA-binding protein gives MDGQSAGAGGHEPGTNGTAAIRPAIQASWQRCREVYGIAPDTPPPDPSPDSVAAAPRTVVSAARSLAADITRTEGVVAVAAGDGRIVAVFGSRSAVALAGAHQLAPGHDWSENSRGTNALGTALLDGHAQVTGPEHWRGDLADWCGAGVAVADPDRPRPCAVLAFLVHRRPLTALAIARLACCAQELSHGLRRRRDDVLTELAGSLRPQAADDAGPLAVIDRRGRLVAANEVGHAVLGSRARAGALRLAACAEDGCPITVQPIQHDGQLIGTLLTTRTDSPPATEAAHAPVLRLAGIHGGHILLMAPAEIRVAQAEGKTVWLLTDRGRLRALNHTLNRLETRLAPHGFLRVHRHCVVNLHRVREIAPTFHGGFALVLDGPDRETVAVSRRHLAEVRRALGL, from the coding sequence ATGGACGGTCAGTCGGCCGGCGCCGGCGGCCACGAACCCGGAACGAACGGCACCGCCGCGATTCGGCCTGCGATCCAGGCGTCCTGGCAGCGCTGCCGCGAGGTCTACGGCATTGCCCCCGACACGCCGCCGCCCGACCCATCTCCCGACTCGGTTGCCGCGGCGCCGCGCACCGTTGTGTCGGCCGCCCGCTCGCTGGCGGCCGACATCACCCGAACCGAGGGGGTGGTGGCGGTCGCGGCCGGCGACGGGCGGATCGTCGCGGTGTTCGGGAGCCGTTCCGCCGTCGCGCTCGCCGGTGCACACCAGCTCGCCCCCGGGCACGACTGGTCGGAGAACAGCCGCGGTACCAATGCCCTCGGCACTGCGCTACTCGACGGACACGCCCAGGTGACCGGCCCGGAGCACTGGCGCGGTGACCTGGCCGACTGGTGCGGGGCGGGCGTCGCTGTGGCCGACCCCGACCGGCCCCGACCGTGCGCGGTGCTCGCCTTCCTGGTGCATCGCCGTCCGCTGACGGCGCTCGCGATCGCGCGCCTGGCCTGTTGCGCCCAGGAACTGAGCCATGGCCTGCGTCGCCGGCGCGACGACGTACTCACCGAGCTGGCCGGGTCGCTGCGACCGCAGGCCGCCGACGACGCCGGACCGCTGGCGGTCATCGACCGGCGCGGGCGGCTTGTGGCGGCGAACGAGGTCGGGCACGCCGTGCTCGGCTCCCGCGCGCGTGCCGGCGCGCTGCGGCTGGCCGCGTGCGCGGAGGACGGGTGCCCGATCACCGTCCAGCCCATCCAGCACGACGGCCAGCTCATCGGCACGCTCCTCACCACCAGAACAGACTCACCGCCGGCGACCGAGGCTGCCCACGCGCCGGTGTTGCGGCTCGCCGGCATCCACGGTGGGCACATCCTGCTCATGGCCCCGGCTGAGATCCGGGTCGCGCAGGCCGAGGGCAAAACCGTATGGCTGCTGACCGACCGGGGCCGGTTGCGGGCACTGAACCACACCCTGAACCGGCTGGAGACGCGGCTGGCACCACACGGATTCCTGCGGGTGCACCGGCACTGCGTGGTGAACCTGCACCGGGTGCGCGAAATCGCCCCGACCTTCCACGGCGGATTCGCGCTCGTCCTGGACGGGCCCGATCGCGAGACCGTCGCGGTGTCGCGACGGCATCTGGCCGAGGTCCGGCGCGCACTCGGCCTTTGA
- a CDS encoding potassium channel family protein translates to MTTTPGQASPSAERRRRIAVALLRALTAATVLVALYYLAPLNHLTGLPLGIPLAVALLVLLAVTIWQIRAITQAAFPEIRAIEALATTAPLFLLLYAATYFLMAQADPASFSTRLLTRTDALYYTVTVFTTVGFGDISATSQSARLLATTQMILDLLVLGLGIRVFLGAIQLAHRNQTPGPDTPTTDRA, encoded by the coding sequence ATGACCACCACACCCGGCCAAGCCTCACCGTCGGCCGAACGACGCCGACGCATCGCCGTCGCATTGCTGCGCGCCCTGACCGCAGCCACCGTGCTGGTCGCCCTGTACTACCTTGCACCGCTCAATCACCTCACCGGCCTCCCGCTCGGGATCCCCCTGGCCGTCGCGCTACTGGTGTTGCTCGCCGTCACTATCTGGCAAATTCGCGCCATCACGCAGGCCGCCTTCCCGGAGATTCGCGCGATCGAAGCGCTCGCCACCACCGCGCCGCTGTTCCTGCTCCTGTACGCGGCCACCTACTTCCTGATGGCGCAGGCCGACCCTGCCAGCTTCAGCACCCGCCTGTTGACTCGTACCGACGCCCTCTACTACACCGTCACGGTCTTCACCACAGTCGGCTTCGGGGACATCAGCGCCACCAGCCAAAGCGCGCGACTACTCGCCACAACCCAGATGATCTTGGATCTACTCGTCCTCGGCCTCGGTATCCGAGTGTTCCTCGGTGCCATCCAGCTCGCCCACCGAAACCAGACACCTGGCCCGGACACCCCCACGACCGACCGCGCTTGA